From the genome of Paracidovorax avenae:
ACTGGCTGCCCGATGGGGCCTGGGCGGCAACGTCGTGATCGCCGGTGGCGCAGGGGACAATGCGGCGAGTGCCGTCGGCATGGGGCTGGTCGAGCCGGGGCAGGGCTTCGTCTCGCTGGGCACTTCGGGCGTCGTGTTCGTTTCCACCGACCGTTTCCTGCCCAATCCTGCGCAGGCCATGCACGCGTTCTGCCACGCACTGCCCGGGCGCTGGCACCAGATGTCGGTGATGCTGTCGGCCGCGAGCGCCGTGCAGTGGGGGGCCAAGGCTTTCGGCTTCGCCAGCGAGGCCGCATTGCTGCAGGCCGCGGCCACCGTGGCGCAGCGGGAACGCTGCCCGCTGTTCCTGCCCTACCTCTCGGGCGAACGCTCGCCGCACAACCATGCCGGGGCGCAGGGCGTGCTGTTCGGACTGACCCATGCGCATGGCCCGGCCGAGATCGCCTACGCGATCGTCGAGGGGGTGGGGTTCGGCCTGCGGGACGGCCTGGACACCTTGCGCCTGCCCGAAGGCACGCTGCTGCGCGAGATGGCGCTGGTCGGCGGCGGCGCGCGCAGCGCCTGGTGGGGACAGTTGCTGGCCGACATCCTGCAGGTGCCGCTCACTCTCTACGAAGGCAGCGAAACCGGCGGTGCCCTGGGCGCGGCACGGCTGGCCTGGCTGGCCGATGGCGGCCGCGTGGCCGAGGTCTGCACACTGCCGCAGCCCCGGCAGCGCTTCGATCCCGCCACAGCGGACGCCGCCGGGCATGCGGCGCGCCATGCGCGCTTCCGAACCCTCTACCAGGCGCTGCGCGATCAGTTCTGACACAAGGCCCCGCGCCACGGCGCGGGTCCGGTGCCACGGCGCAGACGCCATGAAAAAAGGGCCGCTTGCGCGGCCCTTTGGTCGGGTGAGCGAGGCTCAGCCGGGCATTACATGCCCATGCCACCCATGCCGCCCATGTCGGGCATGGCGGGAGCAGCCGCTTCGTCCTTCGGAGCCTCGGCCACCATGGCTTCGGTCGTCAGCAGCAGCGAAGCCACGGAAGCGGCGTTCTGCAGGGCCGTGCGGGTCACCTTCGTCGGGTCCAGAATGCCCATTTCGAGCATGTCGCCGTAGGTGTCGTTGGCGGCGTTGAAGCCATAGTTGCCCTTGCCGTTCAGCACGGCGTTGACCACCACGGAGGGCTCGCCACCGGCGTTGGCCACGATCTCGCGCAGGGGCGCTTCGATCGCCTTCAGGATCAGCTTGATGCCGGCGTCCTGATCGGGGTTGTCACCCTTGATCTCGCCGGCAGCCTGCTTGGCGCGCAGCAGGGCCACGCCACCGCCGGCCACGATGCCTTCTTCCACGGCAGCGCGGGTGGCGTGCAGCGCGTCTTCCACGCGTGCCTTCTTTTCCTTCATTTCGACTTCGGTGGCAGCGCCGACCTTGATCACGGCCACGCCGCCGGCCAGCTTGGCCACGCGTTCCTGCAGCTTCTCGCGGTCGTAGTCGCTGGTGGCTTCCTCGATCTGGATGCGGATCTGCTTCACGCGGGCTTCGATGTCGGCGGCAGCGCCTGCGCCGTCGATGATGGTGGTGTTTTCCTTGCCCACTTCGATGCGCTTGGCCTGGCCCAGGTCGGCCAGAGTCACCTTCTCGAGCGTCAGGCCCACTTCCTCGGCGATCACCTTGCCGCCCGTCAGGATGGCGATGTCTTCCAGCATGGCCTTGCGGCGGTCGCCGAAGCCAGGCGCCTTCACGGCCACGACCTTCAGGATGCCGCGGATGGTGTTGACCACCAGGGTCGCCAGGGCTTCGCCCTCGACTTCCTCGGCGATGATCAGCAGCGGACGACCGGCCTTGGCAACCTGCTCCAGCGTGGGCAGCAGGTCACGGATGTTGCTGATCTTCTTGTCGAACAGCAGCACGAAGGGGTTGTCCAGCAGGGCAGCCTGCTTTTCGGGGTTGTTGATGAAGTAGGGCGACAGGTAGCCGCGGTCGAACTGCATGCCTTCCACGACATCCAGCTCGTTGTCCAGGCTCTTGCCGTCTTCCACGGTGATCACGCCTTCCTTGCCGACCTTGTCCATGGCGTCGGCAATGATCTTGCCGATGGATTCGTCGGAGTTGGCGGAGATCGAACCCACCTGGGCGATTTCCTTGGAGGTCGTCGTGGCCTTGGAGGCCTTCTTCAGTTCGGCGACCAGGGCCGTCACGGCCTTGTCGATGCCGCGCTTCAGGTCCATCGGGTTCAGGCCGGCGGCCACGTACTTGGAGCCTTCGCGGACGATGGCCTGGGCCAGCACCGTGGCGGTGGTCGTGCCGTCACCGGCGTTGTCGCTGGTCTTGGACGCCACTTCCTTCACGAGCTGGGCGCCCATGTTCTGCAGCTTGTCCTTCAGCTCGATTTCCTTGGCCACGGACACGCCGTCCTTGGTCACGGTCGGGGCGCCGAAGGAGCGCTCGAGCACCACGTTGCGGCCCTTGGGGCCCAGGGTCACCTTGACGGCGTTGGCGAGGATGTTCACGCCTTCGACCATGCGAGCGCGGGCTTCGCCGCCGAAAACTACGTCTTTTGCTGCCATTTTGTTTCTCCGGATTCAGTCAACAGGAAGTTAGAAGAGGATGTGATCCGCGAAGCGATCACTTCTCGACGACTGCGAACAGGTCGTCTTCCTTCATGACCAGCAGTTCGTCGCCGTTGACCTTGACGGTCTGGCCCGAGTACTTGCCGAACAGGACGCGATCGCCGACCTTGACGCTCAGCACGCTGAGTTCGCCCTTGTCGTTCTTCTTGCCAGGGCCCACGGCCAGGACTTCGCCTTGATCGGGCTTCTCGGCAGCGTTGTCGGGGATCACGATGCCGGAGGCGGTCGTGGTTTCGCTTTCAATGCGCTTGACGATCACGCGATCGTGCAGGGGGCGAAGGTTCATTTGCATCTCTCCTGGTTCAATAAGGATTGCGACATCGACAGGACGCCCGCGGAAGGCGGGCGTCGGGATCTTCAGCGGCCGTGTCCCACACGGTTGTTAGCACTCGTCCGCTTCGAGTGCTAATGATACGGGCATTTGCTGGCGTTTCAAGGGGCTGGGGCGGGATGCCATGGCCGGCGACCGGCGCATGCCCGCGAAGGGCCTTGCCCCCTGGCTGGCTGGAGAGGATAATTCGTCTCCATGAACATTCTGACCAACGTGATCAAGGCATCTTTCGCCACCTAGTTGCGCCCCTGATCGCGTATCGGAGGGCTGCGCGCCTTCCGGTCACCACAGACCCCGGCAGGCTCGCACCTCCGGGGTTTTTTGTTTTCCAGACTTTCCCACCGACACCCATGCGTACCTACGACAAGTTGATCGCCACGATTCCCGACCGCCGGAGCTTGAGTTCCGTGCGCCCGGGCTTCGGCGACAGCACACCCCCCATTCCACGCTAGCCCGAAGGCGGATCTTCTCGCCTGGGCTGGCGACCTAGCCAACCAGGCGGCAGCTGCTCGCAGAGCCGAGTGCAGCCGCAAAGAAAGATTCGCCATGAGAAACTCCCGCAACCATATCGCCCGTCTGCGCAACATCGGTGTCATCGCCCACGTCGACGCGGGCAAGACGACCACCACCGAACGCATCCTGTTCTATACCGGCGAAAGCCATCGCATCGGCGAAGTGCACGACGGCACGGCGCACATGGACTTCGATCCGCAGGAGCAGAAGCGCGGCATCACCATCCACAGCGCGGCCGTCACCGTGCATTGGAAGGGCACGCAGCTCAACCTGATCGACACGCCCGGCCACATCGACTTCAACATCGAGGTGAACCGCTCGCTGCGCGTGCTCGACGGTGCGGTCGTCGTGTTCGACGGCGTGGCGGGCGTGGAGCCGCAGACCGAGACCAACTGGCGCCTGGCCGACAGGTACCGTGTGCCTCGTATCGCCTTCATCAACAAGCTCGACCGCGTGGGAGCCGATTTCGGCCGCGTGGTGACCATGATGGGGGAGCGCCTGGGCGTGCGCGTCGTGCCGCTGCAGATTCCCATCGGCGCGGAAGGCGACTTCCGCGGTGTGGTGGACCTGCTCAGCCTGCGTGCCCGCATCTGGGACAGGGACGATGCCAGCACTTCCTACCGTGAGACCGACGTGCCCGCCGACCTGGTCGAGCAGGCTGCGCATGCACGTGCCCGCCTGGTCGAAGCGGCGGTGGAGCAGGATGAAGCTGCCCTGGAGGCCTACGTGAACGGCGAACCCATCGCCGTGGACGTGCTGCGCTCGCTCTTGCGCCGGGGGGTGCTGGCAGGTGCCTTCGTCCCCGCGCTGGCGGGCTCGGCCTTCAAGAACCGCGGCGTGGAGCCTTTGCTCGATGCCGTGGTGGACTACCTGCCCTCGCCGGAAGACGTGGCGCACGCGGGCCGTGCCGACGGCAAGCCGGCATCGGCGGCAGATCCGTTCTCGGCCCTGGCGTTCAAGGTCGTCGCCGACGACCATGGTGCCAAGGTGTTCGTGCGTGTTTACAGCGGCCGGCTGGTCCGGGGCGATGTGGTGCTCAACACCAGCACGGGCAGGACCGAGCGCGTATCGAGGCTGTACGAGGTGCATGCCGACAAGCACATCGAGCGCGAGGAACTGGTGGCGGGCGACATTGCCGCCGTCGTCGGCCTCAAGGACACCCTCACGGGCCACACGCTGAGCGATCCGGCCCATCCCGTGGTGCTGGAGCAGATCAGCGTGCCCGAGCCGGTGATCCACGTGGCCATCGAGCCCCGGGCAAGCGCCGACCAGCAGGGCTTGTCGAAGGCGCTGCAGTCCCTGCTGCGCGAAGACCCGAGCCTGCGCCTGCAGCAGGACGCCGAGTCCGGCCAGACCATTCTGTCCGGCATGGGCGAACTGCAGCTCGAGGTCTCGATCGAGAAGCTGCGCGCGCGCCATGGGGTCGATGTGTCGGTCGGGCGCCCCCAGGTGGCCTACCGTGAAACCATTTCCCGCCGTGTGGAGGTGAACCATGTGCACAAGAAGCAATCGGGCGGTCCTGGCCAGTTCGCCGAGGTGAGGCTGCAGTTCGAGCCCCTCCCCCGGGGCAAGGGCATCCGCTTCGAGAGCCGCGTTGTCGGCGGCACGGTGCCGCGCGAGTTCATTCCCGCGGTGGAGGCCGGCATCCGCCGTGCCGCCCGCTCCGGCGTGGTGGCTGGCTTTCCCGCCGTGGACTTCGTCGCCACGCTGGTGGATGGCAGCTACCACGAGCGCGATTCGTCCACGGTGGCGTTCGAACTGGCGGCCGTGGCGGCGTTTCGCGACGCCTTTGCCAAGGCCGGGCCCCTGGTGCTGGAGCCGGTGATGGCCGTCGAAGTCATCATCCCGGCCGAGTGCCTGGGTGACGGCATCGGCGACCTGAACCGCCGCCGTGGCGTCGTCCGCGGCCAGGGCCAGCGCGGCAACGCCGCCACGATCGAGGCGCAGGTGCCGCTGAAGGAAATGTTCGGCTACATCGGCAGCCTGCGCGCGCTGTCGTCGGGGCGTGGGCAGTACTCGATGCAACTGGACCACTATGGGGTGGTGCCGGAGAGGGAGATGGCCGCGTTGATGCGGTGACCTGGCGCACGCCAGGGGCGATACCCTGGCAGGGGCGCGGACGGTGTCCGCGCCCTTTTTTCCTGGCGGATCGCCGGCGCCGGGCGGGCAATTCACCGTGCCTGCATCATGGGTCCCGGCTTTCCAGTCCTCTGGGGGCCGTCGCCGAAGCCGTGCTGCTGCCGGGCCTGTCGCGGACAGCCCAGGCACCGATCGCCGTGGCGGCCGCCCCAGCGCACCAGAAATAGAAAAACAGCGTGCTCAGGTGGGCGGCCAGTACGCTTTGCCCCAGCCACAGCGCAGCGCAGGAAAGTGCCAGCGCAGCCACGGCACCCGCAAGAAGTCCCCCCCCGGGCACACGCCGCAGCGCGCATGCCCAGCGTGAGCCGCGGGCCTCCAGGGCGGGGAGAAGGCCCCGTGCCGCCTGCCACCAGGCAGCCACCAGAACAATGGCGCCCATGGTGATCCAGACGTTTTCCCTCCGGACGATGGCGGGTGCCGACAGGCCGAGGGCATACAGCCCCAGGCTGGAGAGCATCAGCA
Proteins encoded in this window:
- the xylB gene encoding xylulokinase, which codes for MYLGIDLGTSELKALLLAPDHRIVGVARAPLTVQRPQPLWSEQAPQQWWDALEAVMQALRSAHPTELAAVRALGLSGQMHGATLLDAAGKVLRPAILWNDGRSTAQCEALSRAVPRLGEISGNLAMPGFTAPKLLWVREHEPGVFARTAHVLLPKDWLRFMLSGEAVGEMSDAAGTLWLDVGARDWSDELLAATGLTRAHMPRLVEGSEASARLLPELAARWGLGGNVVIAGGAGDNAASAVGMGLVEPGQGFVSLGTSGVVFVSTDRFLPNPAQAMHAFCHALPGRWHQMSVMLSAASAVQWGAKAFGFASEAALLQAAATVAQRERCPLFLPYLSGERSPHNHAGAQGVLFGLTHAHGPAEIAYAIVEGVGFGLRDGLDTLRLPEGTLLREMALVGGGARSAWWGQLLADILQVPLTLYEGSETGGALGAARLAWLADGGRVAEVCTLPQPRQRFDPATADAAGHAARHARFRTLYQALRDQF
- the groL gene encoding chaperonin GroEL (60 kDa chaperone family; promotes refolding of misfolded polypeptides especially under stressful conditions; forms two stacked rings of heptamers to form a barrel-shaped 14mer; ends can be capped by GroES; misfolded proteins enter the barrel where they are refolded when GroES binds) produces the protein MAAKDVVFGGEARARMVEGVNILANAVKVTLGPKGRNVVLERSFGAPTVTKDGVSVAKEIELKDKLQNMGAQLVKEVASKTSDNAGDGTTTATVLAQAIVREGSKYVAAGLNPMDLKRGIDKAVTALVAELKKASKATTTSKEIAQVGSISANSDESIGKIIADAMDKVGKEGVITVEDGKSLDNELDVVEGMQFDRGYLSPYFINNPEKQAALLDNPFVLLFDKKISNIRDLLPTLEQVAKAGRPLLIIAEEVEGEALATLVVNTIRGILKVVAVKAPGFGDRRKAMLEDIAILTGGKVIAEEVGLTLEKVTLADLGQAKRIEVGKENTTIIDGAGAAADIEARVKQIRIQIEEATSDYDREKLQERVAKLAGGVAVIKVGAATEVEMKEKKARVEDALHATRAAVEEGIVAGGGVALLRAKQAAGEIKGDNPDQDAGIKLILKAIEAPLREIVANAGGEPSVVVNAVLNGKGNYGFNAANDTYGDMLEMGILDPTKVTRTALQNAASVASLLLTTEAMVAEAPKDEAAAPAMPDMGGMGGMGM
- a CDS encoding co-chaperone GroES, which produces MNLRPLHDRVIVKRIESETTTASGIVIPDNAAEKPDQGEVLAVGPGKKNDKGELSVLSVKVGDRVLFGKYSGQTVKVNGDELLVMKEDDLFAVVEK
- the fusA gene encoding elongation factor G, which produces MRNSRNHIARLRNIGVIAHVDAGKTTTTERILFYTGESHRIGEVHDGTAHMDFDPQEQKRGITIHSAAVTVHWKGTQLNLIDTPGHIDFNIEVNRSLRVLDGAVVVFDGVAGVEPQTETNWRLADRYRVPRIAFINKLDRVGADFGRVVTMMGERLGVRVVPLQIPIGAEGDFRGVVDLLSLRARIWDRDDASTSYRETDVPADLVEQAAHARARLVEAAVEQDEAALEAYVNGEPIAVDVLRSLLRRGVLAGAFVPALAGSAFKNRGVEPLLDAVVDYLPSPEDVAHAGRADGKPASAADPFSALAFKVVADDHGAKVFVRVYSGRLVRGDVVLNTSTGRTERVSRLYEVHADKHIEREELVAGDIAAVVGLKDTLTGHTLSDPAHPVVLEQISVPEPVIHVAIEPRASADQQGLSKALQSLLREDPSLRLQQDAESGQTILSGMGELQLEVSIEKLRARHGVDVSVGRPQVAYRETISRRVEVNHVHKKQSGGPGQFAEVRLQFEPLPRGKGIRFESRVVGGTVPREFIPAVEAGIRRAARSGVVAGFPAVDFVATLVDGSYHERDSSTVAFELAAVAAFRDAFAKAGPLVLEPVMAVEVIIPAECLGDGIGDLNRRRGVVRGQGQRGNAATIEAQVPLKEMFGYIGSLRALSSGRGQYSMQLDHYGVVPEREMAALMR